A genomic region of Pseudorca crassidens isolate mPseCra1 chromosome 10, mPseCra1.hap1, whole genome shotgun sequence contains the following coding sequences:
- the CCR3 gene encoding C-C chemokine receptor type 3 translates to MATSVDGTETVGEAAGTTPYDYEGALPCEKSNIKELGAQFLPPLYSLVFTVGLLGNVVVVVILTKYNKLRIMTNIYLLNLAISDLLFLFTLPFWIHYVGWNEWVFGHHMCKLLSGLYYMGLYSEIFFIILLTIDRYLAIVHAVFALRARTTTFGIITSIFTWVLAGLAALPEFIFHESQEEFEQTFCSPLYPKNGENAWKCFHALRLNILGLALPLLIMAICYSGIIKTLLRCPSKKKYKAIRLIFVIMVVFFIFWTPYNLVVLLSTFQVHLETECEQSRQLDLAMLVTEVIAYTHCCVNPVIYAFVGERFQKHLRHFFYRHVAIYMGKFIPFLPSEKLERASSVSPSTGEQELSAVF, encoded by the coding sequence ATGGCGACCTCAGTCGATGGGACTGAGACTGTGGGTGAAGCTGCTGGGACCACACCCTATGACTATGAGGGGGCACTGCCATGTGAAAAAAGCAACATCAAGGAGCTGGGGGCTCAGTTCCTGCCCCCACTGTATTCCCTGGTGTTCACGGTTGGTCTGCTGGGCAatgtagtggtggtggtgatccTCACAAAATACAACAAGCTCCGGATTATGACCAACATCTACCTGCTCAATCTGGCCATTTCCGACTTGCTCTTCTTATTCACTCTGCCGTTCTGGATTCACTATGTTGGGTGGAATGAGTGGGTTTTTGGCCACCATATGTGTAAGTTGCTCTCTGGGCTCTATTACATGGGCTTGTACAGTGAGATCTTCTTCATCATACTCCTGACCATAGACCGGTATCTGGCCATCGTGCACGCCGTGTTTGCCCTTCGAGCCCGGACGACCACTTTTGGTATCATCACAAGCATCTTCACCTGGGTCCTGGCAGGGTTAGCAGCCCTCCCTGAATTTATCTTCCATGAGTCCCAAGAGGAGTTTGAACAGACTTTCTGCAGTCCTCTTTACCCAAAGAATGGAGAGAATGCCTGGAAGTGTTTCCATGCTCTGAGGTTGAATATCCTGGGTCTCGCTCTGCCTCTGCTCATTATGGCCATCTGCTACTCAGGAATCATTAAAACACTGCTGAGATGccccagtaaaaaaaaatacaaggccATCCGGCTCATTTTTGTCATCATGGtggtcttctttattttctggacACCCTACAATCTGGTTGTCCTCCTCTCAACTTTTCAAGTGCACCTGGAGACTGAGTGTGAGCAGAGCAGACAGCTGGACCTGGCCATGCTGGTGACGGAGGTGATCGCCTACACCCACTGCTGTGTCAACCCCGTGATCTACGCCTTCGTTGGTGAGAGGTTCCAAAAGCACCTCCGCCACTTTTTCTACAGGCATGTGGCCATCTACATGGGCAAATTCATCCCATTTCTTcctagtgaaaaactggaaagagCCAGCTCTGTCTCCCCGTCAACAGGGGAGCAGGAACTCTCTGCTGTATTTTAG